The following coding sequences lie in one Frigoribacterium sp. SL97 genomic window:
- a CDS encoding DNA methylase, translating into MTDVKHPSDLGIDVSEGSPQQLYRWLLASVLFGRPVQQSVAAETYQVLVDHGLTSPARFAEHDHEGLRRLLDEAGYARIDHVMSDELHEVMGRIDSDWGSVNHLVRSSADRAELTRRLTDLKGVGPKTAEIFTRELPVALYGTA; encoded by the coding sequence ATGACCGACGTGAAGCACCCGTCCGACCTCGGGATCGACGTGAGCGAGGGCTCGCCGCAGCAGCTGTACCGCTGGCTGCTCGCGAGCGTGTTGTTCGGCCGGCCCGTGCAGCAGAGCGTGGCCGCCGAGACCTACCAGGTGCTCGTCGACCACGGGCTGACGAGCCCCGCACGCTTCGCCGAGCACGACCACGAGGGGCTGCGCCGGCTGCTCGACGAGGCCGGCTACGCCCGCATCGACCACGTGATGAGCGACGAGCTGCACGAGGTCATGGGGCGCATCGACTCCGACTGGGGGTCGGTGAACCACCTCGTGCGGTCGTCGGCCGACCGTGCCGAGCTGACCCGCCGCCTCACCGACCTGAAGGGCGTCGGCCCGAAGACGGCCGAGATCTTCACGCGGGAGCTGCCCGTCGCCCTCTACGGCACCGCCTGA
- a CDS encoding endo alpha-1,4 polygalactosaminidase — protein MRTRLGLVGLVGIALVVTGCTGVDAGAGERPERASTSAVVASGAASADGVVLPPEGARFDYQLGGASPVPDGATVVARDSTDDPADDVYGICYVNGFQTQPGVEWPDEVLVRTPDGEPLVDPGWPDEHLFDLSSEANRQAVAERQASTIDGCAASGYQAVEFDNLDSWTRSDDAFGEDDAVAFATLLVARAHAAGLATAQKNTADLGARGRDEVGYDFAVTEECDRYDECGAFTDVYGGLVFDVEYTDDLRGSVADVCARVTGLDPAPSTIVRDHDLVPADDPAHAYTAC, from the coding sequence ATGCGCACACGCCTCGGACTCGTCGGACTCGTCGGCATCGCGCTGGTCGTGACGGGCTGCACGGGCGTCGACGCCGGGGCCGGTGAACGACCCGAGCGCGCCTCCACGTCCGCGGTGGTGGCCTCGGGGGCCGCGTCGGCCGACGGCGTCGTGCTGCCGCCCGAGGGCGCCCGCTTCGACTACCAACTGGGAGGCGCGTCGCCGGTCCCCGACGGAGCCACGGTCGTCGCCCGCGACAGCACCGACGACCCCGCCGACGACGTCTACGGCATCTGCTACGTCAACGGGTTCCAGACCCAACCGGGCGTCGAGTGGCCGGACGAAGTGCTCGTGCGTACGCCCGACGGCGAACCGCTGGTCGACCCCGGCTGGCCGGACGAGCACCTGTTCGACCTGTCCTCGGAGGCGAACCGGCAGGCCGTGGCGGAGCGCCAGGCGTCGACGATCGACGGCTGCGCCGCCTCGGGCTACCAGGCGGTCGAGTTCGACAACCTCGACTCGTGGACGCGGTCGGACGACGCCTTCGGTGAGGACGACGCGGTCGCCTTCGCGACGCTGCTCGTCGCACGGGCCCACGCGGCCGGGCTGGCCACGGCGCAGAAGAACACCGCCGACCTCGGCGCCCGGGGCCGCGACGAGGTCGGCTACGACTTCGCCGTCACCGAGGAGTGCGACCGCTACGACGAGTGCGGCGCCTTCACGGACGTCTACGGCGGGCTCGTGTTCGACGTCGAGTACACCGACGACCTGCGCGGCTCGGTCGCCGACGTGTGCGCCCGCGTCACCGGACTCGACCCGGCCCCCTCGACCATCGTGCGCGACCACGACCTGGTGCCGGCCGACGACCCGGCCCACGCCTACACGGCCTGCTGA
- a CDS encoding transglutaminase family protein encodes MSRLRIRHVTGFSYQGEAVASYNEARMLPAHTEGQFVLSSHLRIEPVAASHEYVDYWGTRVSSFEVLLPHRQLSLTATSLVEVRPQAHPSETISWDDLAAVAGASTSFVEHLEQTPLTAPPADLAAVGTEARATHADPCAAAMAICETVGGAVRYLPGVTNVKTTAAESWAARAGVCQDIAHVTVGALRAAGIPARYVSGYLHPKPSAELRETVTGESHAWVEFFCGTWHGYDPTNLIDIGERHVVVGQGRDYRDVPPLRGVYAGSSNSELFVTVEITREA; translated from the coding sequence GTGAGCCGCCTGCGCATCCGGCACGTCACGGGCTTCTCGTACCAGGGCGAGGCCGTCGCGAGCTACAACGAGGCACGCATGCTGCCGGCGCACACCGAGGGCCAGTTCGTGCTCTCGTCGCACCTGCGCATCGAGCCGGTCGCCGCCTCGCACGAGTACGTCGACTACTGGGGCACGCGGGTGTCGTCGTTCGAGGTGCTGCTGCCGCACCGGCAGCTCTCCCTGACCGCGACCTCGCTCGTCGAGGTGCGGCCGCAGGCGCATCCGTCCGAGACGATCTCGTGGGACGACCTGGCGGCGGTCGCGGGGGCCAGCACGTCGTTCGTCGAACACCTCGAGCAGACGCCCCTCACCGCGCCTCCGGCCGACCTGGCCGCGGTCGGAACCGAGGCTCGGGCGACCCACGCCGATCCGTGCGCCGCCGCGATGGCGATCTGCGAGACGGTCGGAGGCGCGGTCCGGTACCTGCCCGGCGTCACGAACGTGAAGACCACGGCCGCCGAGTCGTGGGCCGCCCGGGCCGGCGTCTGCCAGGACATCGCCCACGTCACGGTCGGTGCGCTGCGGGCGGCGGGCATCCCGGCGCGCTACGTCAGCGGCTACCTGCACCCGAAGCCCTCGGCCGAGCTGCGCGAGACCGTCACGGGGGAGTCCCACGCCTGGGTGGAGTTCTTCTGCGGCACCTGGCACGGCTACGACCCCACCAACCTGATCGACATCGGCGAAAGGCACGTGGTCGTCGGCCAGGGCCGCGACTACCGCGACGTGCCGCCGCTGCGCGGGGTCTACGCGGGGTCGTCGAACAGCGAGCTCTTCGTCACGGTCGAGATCACCCGCGAGGCCTAG
- a CDS encoding SDR family NAD(P)-dependent oxidoreductase: MTRITTPFSAATTADEVVDGLDLTGRRIVVTGAASGIGIETARSLVAAGADVTLAVRRPEQGEQAVADIRESTGDGGGTVRAAILDLEKRDTLQAFADAWQGPLDVLIDNAGIMATPETRTPEGWELQFSNNHLGHFALANALRGALVEGAQASGTPSRLVSLSSTGHHFSPVVFDDVMFERREYDPWSAYGQSKTANSLFAVGVTQRWADDGVLANAVHPGGIMTPLQRHLPKQEMLDRGWIDEDGTPNPAFKSTQQGAATSVFVAVHPLAEGVGARYFEDVAEAEPFREDARGRGVKDYALDPEQSDRLWALSEQLLA; the protein is encoded by the coding sequence ATGACTCGCATCACCACCCCCTTCAGCGCCGCCACCACCGCGGACGAGGTCGTCGACGGCCTCGACCTGACCGGCAGGCGCATCGTCGTGACCGGCGCCGCGTCCGGCATCGGCATCGAGACCGCCCGCTCCCTCGTCGCCGCCGGCGCCGACGTGACCCTCGCCGTGCGCCGCCCCGAACAGGGAGAGCAGGCCGTCGCCGACATCCGCGAGAGCACCGGCGACGGCGGCGGCACCGTCCGTGCCGCGATCCTCGACCTCGAGAAGCGCGACACCCTGCAGGCCTTCGCCGACGCGTGGCAGGGCCCGCTCGACGTGCTCATCGACAACGCCGGCATCATGGCCACGCCCGAGACCCGCACCCCCGAGGGGTGGGAACTCCAGTTCAGCAACAACCACCTCGGTCACTTCGCCCTCGCGAACGCGCTCCGAGGAGCCCTGGTCGAGGGCGCCCAGGCCTCGGGCACCCCGTCGCGACTCGTGTCGCTCAGCTCGACCGGCCACCACTTCTCGCCCGTCGTGTTCGACGACGTGATGTTCGAGCGTCGCGAGTACGACCCGTGGTCGGCCTACGGCCAGTCGAAGACCGCGAACTCGCTCTTCGCGGTCGGCGTCACGCAGCGCTGGGCCGACGACGGCGTGCTCGCCAACGCCGTGCACCCGGGCGGCATCATGACGCCGCTGCAGCGCCACCTGCCCAAGCAGGAGATGCTCGACCGCGGCTGGATCGACGAGGACGGCACCCCCAACCCGGCGTTCAAGTCGACGCAGCAGGGGGCCGCGACGTCGGTCTTCGTGGCCGTCCACCCCCTCGCCGAGGGCGTCGGGGCCCGCTACTTCGAGGACGTCGCCGAGGCCGAGCCGTTCCGCGAGGACGCCCGCGGTCGCGGCGTCAAGGACTACGCCCTCGACCCCGAGCAGTCCGACCGCCTCTGGGCGCTCAGCGAGCAGCTGCTCGCCTGA
- a CDS encoding circularly permuted type 2 ATP-grasp protein, translating to MGELFEGYATTTGAAARATGARPPAAAWDEMFERDGTPRRAYHEIHATLEGMTQDDLRGRTAALADSYLAQGVTFDFAGEERPFPLDAVPRVVEHAEWTTVERGIKQRVKALEAFLADVYGPQTAIADGVIPASLITSSSHFHRQASGIDPANGVRIQVSGIDLVRDEAGAWRVLEDNVRVPSGVSYVISNRRVMAQTLPELFVSMRVRPVGDYPNRLLAALKKSAPSGVDEPTVVVLTPGVFNSAYYEHTLLARLMGVELVEGRDLYCSGGRVFMRTTGGPERVDVIYRRVDDEFLDPLQFRADSVLGSPGLLMAARLGTVTIANAVGNGVADDKLVYTYLPELIRYYLGEDALLPNVHTWRLEDPGALDEVLDRLDELVVKPVDGSGGKGLVVGPAASRRELDDLRTQLRRDPRGWIAQPVVQLSTIPTLVDDGLRPRHADLRPFAVHDGDDVWVLPGGLTRVALPEGQLVVNSSQGGGSKDTWIVGGDVNAWAGHDVSALIAEQTTPTQSLPIITPEQVAAAAASAADHSPDHAPQDDPRNDQQAQQQQTKEGRAGSRSRPAPPASRVPDHGTTPTEGPSC from the coding sequence ATGGGTGAGCTCTTCGAGGGATACGCGACCACCACGGGTGCCGCGGCCCGGGCGACCGGCGCCCGCCCGCCGGCCGCCGCGTGGGACGAGATGTTCGAGCGCGACGGCACGCCCCGTCGGGCGTACCACGAGATCCACGCGACCCTCGAGGGCATGACGCAGGACGACCTGCGCGGCCGCACCGCGGCGCTGGCCGACTCGTACCTGGCGCAGGGCGTCACCTTCGACTTCGCCGGCGAGGAGCGGCCGTTCCCGCTCGACGCCGTACCCCGGGTCGTCGAGCACGCCGAGTGGACCACCGTCGAGCGCGGCATCAAGCAGCGGGTCAAGGCCCTCGAGGCGTTCCTCGCCGACGTCTACGGCCCGCAGACCGCCATCGCCGACGGGGTCATCCCCGCGAGCCTCATCACGAGCTCGAGCCACTTCCACCGGCAGGCGAGCGGCATCGACCCGGCCAACGGCGTGCGCATCCAGGTCAGCGGCATCGACCTGGTCCGGGACGAGGCCGGAGCCTGGCGCGTGCTCGAGGACAACGTGCGCGTCCCGAGCGGCGTCAGCTACGTCATCTCGAACCGTCGCGTCATGGCGCAGACGCTGCCCGAGCTGTTCGTCTCGATGCGCGTGCGGCCGGTGGGCGATTATCCCAACCGGCTGCTCGCCGCCCTGAAGAAGAGCGCCCCCTCGGGAGTCGACGAACCGACCGTCGTCGTGCTGACCCCCGGGGTGTTCAACTCGGCCTACTACGAGCACACGCTGCTGGCCCGCCTGATGGGCGTCGAGCTGGTCGAGGGCCGCGACCTCTACTGCTCCGGCGGCCGGGTCTTCATGCGGACCACCGGCGGACCCGAACGCGTCGACGTGATCTACCGCCGCGTCGACGACGAGTTCCTCGATCCGCTGCAGTTCCGGGCCGACTCGGTGCTCGGCTCGCCGGGCCTCCTGATGGCCGCCCGTCTCGGCACGGTGACGATCGCGAACGCGGTGGGCAACGGCGTCGCCGACGACAAGCTCGTCTACACCTACCTGCCCGAGCTGATCCGTTACTACCTGGGCGAGGACGCCCTGCTGCCGAACGTGCACACCTGGCGGCTCGAGGACCCCGGGGCCCTCGACGAGGTGCTCGACCGGCTCGACGAGCTCGTCGTGAAGCCCGTGGACGGCTCGGGCGGCAAGGGCCTCGTCGTCGGCCCGGCCGCCAGCCGCCGCGAGCTCGACGACCTGCGCACCCAGCTGCGACGCGACCCCCGCGGCTGGATCGCGCAACCCGTGGTGCAGCTCAGCACGATCCCGACCCTGGTCGACGACGGACTCCGCCCCCGGCACGCCGACCTGCGGCCCTTCGCCGTGCACGACGGCGACGACGTCTGGGTGCTGCCCGGCGGCCTGACCCGGGTCGCGCTGCCCGAGGGCCAGCTCGTCGTCAACAGCAGCCAGGGCGGCGGCTCGAAGGACACCTGGATCGTCGGCGGCGACGTCAACGCCTGGGCCGGTCACGACGTCAGCGCCCTGATCGCCGAGCAGACGACCCCGACGCAGTCGCTCCCGATCATCACCCCCGAGCAGGTCGCCGCGGCCGCGGCCTCGGCGGCCGACCACAGTCCCGACCACGCGCCCCAGGACGACCCCCGCAACGACCAGCAGGCGCAACAGCAACAGACGAAGGAGGGGCGGGCCGGGTCACGAAGCCGACCCGCGCCTCCTGCGTCCCGCGTTCCCGACCACGGGACGACCCCGACCGAAGGGCCATCATGCTGA
- a CDS encoding alpha-E domain-containing protein, with translation MLSRIAESLFWIGRYIERSDGTARILDVHLQLLLEDPWIEEDVACRSLLAVMGSDAPEGDLARSDVLSMLAVDRHNPASIAYSLGAARENARRAREIVSTELWECLNTTRARMPRKVADDKVHEFFAWVRERSALAVGIIESATSRDEVWQFFTLGRSIERADMTARLLATRTLTEASGPSWTTILRSCGAYEAYLRTYRGVPSARNAAEFLLLDRLFPRSVLFAISRAEACLREVEPTTHRVAASDSGVRILGQMRSELEFRPIGDILDDLPGQMDTVQAATSAASEAIRQRYFPTSAAPTWVGERS, from the coding sequence ATGCTGAGCCGCATCGCCGAGAGCCTGTTCTGGATCGGCCGCTACATCGAGCGGTCGGACGGCACGGCCCGCATCCTCGACGTGCACCTGCAGCTGCTGCTCGAGGACCCCTGGATCGAGGAGGACGTCGCCTGTCGCAGCCTGCTCGCCGTGATGGGCAGCGACGCCCCCGAGGGCGATCTTGCCCGCAGCGACGTCCTGTCGATGCTCGCGGTCGACCGGCACAACCCGGCGTCGATCGCCTACTCGCTCGGCGCCGCCCGCGAGAACGCCCGCCGGGCCCGCGAGATCGTGTCGACCGAGCTGTGGGAGTGCCTCAACACGACGCGTGCCCGCATGCCGCGCAAGGTCGCCGACGACAAGGTGCACGAGTTCTTCGCCTGGGTGCGCGAACGGAGCGCGCTCGCCGTCGGGATCATCGAGAGCGCGACGAGCCGCGACGAGGTGTGGCAGTTCTTCACCCTCGGCCGGTCGATCGAGCGGGCCGACATGACCGCGCGCCTGCTCGCGACCCGCACGCTCACCGAGGCGTCGGGCCCGTCGTGGACGACGATCCTGCGGTCGTGCGGCGCGTACGAGGCCTACCTGCGCACCTACCGGGGCGTGCCGAGCGCCCGCAACGCGGCCGAGTTCCTCCTGCTCGACCGGCTGTTCCCGCGCAGCGTGCTCTTCGCGATCAGCCGGGCCGAGGCCTGTCTGCGCGAGGTCGAGCCGACGACCCACCGGGTCGCGGCCTCCGACAGCGGGGTGCGCATCCTCGGGCAGATGCGCAGCGAGCTCGAGTTCCGGCCGATCGGCGACATCCTCGACGACCTGCCCGGGCAGATGGACACCGTGCAGGCCGCGACGAGCGCCGCCTCCGAGGCGATCAGGCAGCGGTACTTCCCGACGAGCGCCGCGCCCACCTGGGTGGGGGAGCGCTCGTGA
- a CDS encoding CDP-alcohol phosphatidyltransferase family protein: MTLVDKLFRQDEWRTVPNAISAARLLLLPVFLVLIVGQHYWSAMVVIAVVFVTDFLDGFIARRTNTTSELGRWLDPVADRITVIVVVIAFVAGGLVPWPVLPLLLVPDLLLSAYALFVLAGASFPVTWVGKIRTALIFVGLLLVLVAAAVVDQFGGSGGASSAPLADAGAVARTIGLVVLWAGLVGHWVAAVLYAAALVRTRRARRTA, translated from the coding sequence GTGACGCTCGTCGACAAGCTGTTCCGACAGGACGAATGGCGCACCGTGCCCAACGCCATCTCGGCGGCCCGGCTGCTGCTGCTGCCGGTGTTCCTCGTGTTGATCGTGGGGCAGCACTACTGGTCGGCGATGGTCGTCATCGCGGTCGTCTTCGTGACCGACTTCCTCGACGGGTTCATCGCCCGCCGGACGAACACCACCTCCGAGCTCGGCCGGTGGCTCGACCCGGTGGCGGACCGCATCACCGTGATCGTCGTCGTCATCGCGTTCGTCGCGGGCGGTCTCGTGCCGTGGCCGGTCCTGCCGCTGCTGCTCGTGCCCGATCTGCTGCTGAGCGCCTACGCCCTGTTCGTGCTGGCCGGGGCCTCGTTCCCGGTGACGTGGGTCGGCAAGATCCGCACCGCGCTCATCTTCGTCGGGCTGCTGCTCGTGCTGGTCGCGGCCGCGGTCGTGGACCAGTTCGGCGGATCGGGAGGCGCGTCGTCGGCCCCGCTCGCCGACGCCGGTGCCGTCGCCCGCACGATCGGCCTCGTGGTGCTCTGGGCCGGACTCGTCGGCCACTGGGTCGCCGCCGTCCTCTACGCCGCGGCACTCGTCCGCACCCGTCGCGCCCGCCGTACCGCCTGA
- a CDS encoding phosphoenolpyruvate carboxylase: MTDIETTRRHDGSRDDISGAVDGSLRQDVSYLGSLLGRVLRESGGDELFQAVEDVRAAVIAAYEGADDASLDDAQRLVDALDQGLAEQVARAFTCYFHLSNLAEEHHRVRVLRRRGSEASAAGDSVSATLRQLTEEVGAEEASKRLDALRFHPVLTAHPTEARRRAVASSIRRISDLMTDRDRLENDVAVAEAERRLLEEVDTLWRTSPIRTTRPTPLDEVRTAMSIFDQTLFEIVPQVYRLLDDRLLGDAAGREPAVAPAFMRLGTWIGGDRDGNPHVTAEVTRAAADIAAEHVLLGLHRATTRIGGTLTLDEAETPASAELVSLAEAQRRMDADVASRIGVRSPHELHRRVLMFVAARIDATRREGAPLAYGHPDELLADLRVVQQSLRAAGAHRSANGDLQGLVWQVETFGFHLAELEVRQHSQVHRTALAELRAADPVAGGAQAPGGDAGSDTAPPARSETTDEVLAVFRTIADLQKRYGVRAASRYIVSFTQSSADLATVYELAERAMGDEPAPVLDVIPLFETFADLEASTRILDEALQTEAVQKRLAATGRRLEVMLGYSDSSKDVGPVSATFALYSAQARIADWAAENDIELTLFHGRGGALGRGGGPANEAVLAQPPASVDGRFKITEQGEVIFAQYGNKTIAARHVEQMAAATLLASSPSNEQANATAATRFAEVASTMDVASREAFFGLVKADGFASWFAAVTPMEEVGLLALGSRPARRGLSVESLEDLRAIPWVFAWTQARINLAGWYGLGSALEAVGDLDLLREAYATWPLFSAMIKNVEMSLAKTDEHIAREYLALADRDDLAGRVLDEMARTRKWVLAVSGHGEVLDGRPVLSRAVRLRSPYVDALSLLQLRALRAIRVAGGGDPADADHRLLLLSVNGIAAGLQNTG; this comes from the coding sequence GTGACCGACATCGAGACCACACGACGACACGACGGCAGCCGTGACGACATCAGCGGCGCCGTCGACGGCAGCCTCCGTCAGGACGTCAGCTACCTCGGCAGCCTGCTCGGCCGGGTGCTGCGCGAATCCGGCGGCGACGAACTCTTCCAGGCCGTCGAGGACGTCCGGGCCGCCGTCATCGCCGCCTACGAGGGAGCCGACGACGCGAGCCTCGACGACGCCCAGCGCCTCGTCGACGCCCTCGACCAGGGGCTCGCCGAGCAGGTCGCCCGCGCCTTCACCTGCTACTTCCACCTCAGCAACCTCGCGGAAGAACACCACCGCGTCCGCGTGCTGCGCCGCCGCGGCAGCGAGGCGAGCGCCGCGGGCGACTCGGTCTCGGCCACGCTGCGCCAGCTCACCGAGGAGGTCGGGGCCGAGGAGGCCTCCAAACGGCTCGACGCGCTGCGCTTCCACCCCGTGCTCACCGCGCACCCGACCGAGGCCCGCCGCCGTGCGGTCGCGTCGAGCATCCGTCGGATCAGCGACCTGATGACCGACCGCGACCGGCTCGAGAACGACGTGGCCGTGGCCGAGGCCGAACGCCGCCTCCTCGAGGAGGTCGACACGCTCTGGCGCACCTCGCCGATCCGTACCACGCGGCCGACCCCGCTCGACGAGGTCCGCACGGCCATGAGCATCTTCGACCAGACGCTCTTCGAGATCGTGCCGCAGGTCTACCGCCTGCTCGACGACCGCCTGCTCGGGGACGCCGCCGGCCGCGAACCCGCCGTCGCCCCCGCCTTCATGCGCCTCGGCACCTGGATCGGCGGAGACCGCGACGGCAACCCGCACGTGACCGCCGAGGTCACCCGGGCCGCCGCAGACATCGCCGCCGAGCACGTGCTGCTGGGGCTGCACCGCGCGACCACCCGCATCGGCGGCACCCTGACCCTCGACGAGGCCGAGACCCCGGCCTCCGCCGAGCTGGTGTCCCTCGCGGAGGCGCAGCGCCGGATGGACGCGGACGTCGCGTCCCGCATCGGCGTGCGCTCGCCCCACGAGCTGCACCGCCGGGTGCTCATGTTCGTCGCGGCCCGCATCGACGCCACCCGTCGCGAAGGGGCCCCGCTCGCCTACGGCCACCCCGACGAGCTGCTCGCCGACCTGCGGGTCGTGCAGCAGTCGCTGCGCGCGGCCGGCGCCCACCGCAGCGCCAACGGCGACCTGCAGGGCCTCGTCTGGCAGGTCGAGACCTTCGGGTTCCACCTCGCCGAGCTCGAGGTGCGCCAGCACTCGCAGGTGCACCGGACGGCCCTCGCCGAGCTGCGGGCGGCCGATCCCGTGGCCGGCGGGGCGCAGGCGCCCGGCGGCGACGCCGGGTCCGACACCGCGCCTCCTGCACGCAGCGAGACGACCGACGAGGTGCTCGCGGTGTTCCGCACGATCGCCGACCTGCAGAAGCGCTACGGCGTGCGCGCCGCGTCGCGCTACATCGTGTCGTTCACGCAGTCGTCGGCCGACCTGGCCACCGTCTACGAGCTCGCCGAGCGCGCGATGGGCGACGAGCCCGCACCCGTGCTCGACGTGATCCCGCTGTTCGAGACGTTCGCCGACCTCGAGGCCAGCACGCGCATCCTCGACGAGGCCCTGCAGACCGAGGCGGTGCAGAAGCGCCTCGCGGCGACCGGTCGCCGCCTCGAGGTCATGCTGGGCTACTCGGACTCGTCGAAGGACGTCGGGCCCGTCTCGGCGACCTTCGCGCTCTACTCCGCCCAGGCCCGCATCGCCGACTGGGCCGCCGAGAACGACATCGAGCTGACGCTGTTCCACGGTCGCGGCGGCGCCCTCGGCCGCGGCGGCGGACCGGCGAACGAGGCCGTGCTGGCTCAGCCGCCGGCATCGGTCGACGGTCGCTTCAAGATCACCGAGCAGGGCGAGGTCATCTTCGCCCAGTACGGCAACAAGACCATCGCCGCCCGGCACGTCGAGCAGATGGCCGCGGCCACCCTGCTGGCCTCGAGCCCGTCGAACGAACAGGCCAACGCGACGGCCGCCACCCGGTTCGCCGAGGTCGCCTCCACGATGGACGTCGCCTCACGCGAGGCGTTCTTCGGCCTCGTCAAGGCCGACGGCTTCGCCTCGTGGTTCGCGGCCGTCACCCCGATGGAGGAGGTCGGACTGCTCGCGCTGGGTTCCCGTCCCGCCCGTCGAGGCCTCTCGGTCGAGTCCCTCGAGGACCTCCGGGCGATCCCCTGGGTCTTCGCCTGGACGCAGGCCCGCATCAACCTCGCCGGCTGGTACGGCCTGGGGTCGGCCCTCGAGGCCGTGGGCGACCTCGACCTGCTCCGTGAGGCCTACGCGACCTGGCCGCTCTTCTCGGCGATGATCAAGAACGTCGAGATGTCGCTCGCCAAGACCGACGAGCACATCGCCCGCGAGTACCTGGCGCTGGCCGACCGCGACGACCTCGCCGGACGCGTCCTCGACGAGATGGCCCGCACGCGCAAGTGGGTGCTCGCGGTCAGCGGCCACGGCGAGGTGCTCGACGGCCGCCCGGTGCTCAGCCGCGCGGTGCGTCTGCGGTCGCCCTACGTCGACGCGCTCTCGCTGCTGCAGCTGCGCGCCCTGCGGGCGATCCGCGTCGCGGGCGGAGGCGACCCGGCGGACGCCGACCACCGCCTGCTGCTGCTGAGCGTCAACGGGATCGCCGCCGGGCTGCAGAACACGGGCTGA
- a CDS encoding aminoglycoside 3'-phosphotransferase: MWTQNRPDPDAEVPEAVVTAARGDAITAVWRNEAGGTTYRLGEGPTRRFVKWAPHGSGLDLHAEEMRLRWVVDFTPAPRVLEIGGDDEGEYLVTAGVPGHSAVDLLRAADPATAVREAGRGLRRLHDALPVDECPFSWSVDDRIATSEKARAVPPDLGDPPPVDLLVVCHGDPCVPNTLIGDDGLWSGHVDFDALGVADRWADLAVATMSLGWNHGPGFEQTFLDAYGVADDPVRTAYYRALWAAT, from the coding sequence ATGTGGACGCAGAACCGGCCCGACCCCGACGCCGAGGTGCCGGAGGCGGTGGTCACGGCCGCGCGCGGCGACGCCATCACCGCGGTGTGGCGCAACGAGGCCGGCGGCACCACCTACCGCCTGGGCGAGGGCCCGACCCGGCGCTTCGTGAAGTGGGCCCCGCACGGCAGCGGCCTCGACCTGCACGCCGAGGAGATGCGGCTGCGGTGGGTCGTCGACTTCACCCCCGCCCCCCGCGTGCTCGAGATCGGCGGTGACGACGAGGGCGAGTACCTCGTCACGGCGGGCGTGCCCGGGCACAGCGCCGTCGACCTGCTCCGGGCCGCGGACCCGGCGACCGCCGTGCGCGAGGCGGGACGGGGGCTGAGGCGACTGCACGACGCGTTGCCGGTCGACGAGTGCCCGTTCAGCTGGTCGGTGGACGACCGGATCGCGACCAGCGAGAAGGCGCGCGCCGTGCCTCCTGACCTCGGCGACCCGCCGCCCGTCGACCTCCTCGTCGTGTGCCACGGCGACCCGTGCGTGCCCAACACGCTGATCGGCGACGACGGCCTCTGGTCGGGGCACGTCGACTTCGACGCCCTCGGCGTCGCCGACCGCTGGGCCGACCTCGCCGTCGCGACGATGAGCCTCGGCTGGAACCACGGCCCCGGCTTCGAGCAGACCTTCCTCGACGCGTACGGCGTCGCCGACGACCCCGTCCGCACGGCGTACTACCGGGCGCTCTGGGCCGCGACGTGA
- a CDS encoding GlsB/YeaQ/YmgE family stress response membrane protein encodes MGFLAFILLGLIAGAIAKLILPGRQGGGWIATLILGVIGALIGGWIGGAVFNVGYDGFFSIQSWIIAILGALVVLVIWGFITGRKGSRA; translated from the coding sequence ATGGGCTTCCTCGCCTTCATCCTCCTCGGCCTCATCGCCGGCGCCATCGCCAAGCTCATCCTCCCCGGCCGTCAGGGCGGCGGCTGGATCGCCACCCTGATCCTCGGTGTCATCGGCGCCCTCATCGGTGGCTGGATCGGCGGAGCCGTCTTCAACGTCGGCTACGACGGCTTCTTCAGCATCCAGAGCTGGATCATCGCGATCCTCGGTGCGCTCGTCGTCCTCGTCATCTGGGGCTTCATCACCGGTCGCAAGGGCAGCCGCGCGTAA